The Rhizobium sp. BT03 genome has a window encoding:
- the rpsH gene encoding 30S ribosomal protein S8, producing MTMTDPLGDMLTRIRNGASRRKSSVSTPASKLRARVLDVLQSEGYIRGYSVVDFGNGKSELSIELKYYEGASVIREIGRVSKPGRRVYVSVKSIPQVANGLGITILSTPKGVMADHQAREQNVGGEVLCSVF from the coding sequence ATGACAATGACTGATCCGTTGGGCGATATGCTCACCCGTATCCGTAACGGCGCTTCCCGCCGCAAGTCGTCGGTTTCGACGCCTGCGTCCAAGCTCCGTGCACGTGTTCTCGATGTCCTGCAGTCCGAAGGCTACATCCGTGGCTATTCCGTTGTCGATTTCGGCAATGGCAAGTCGGAACTCAGCATCGAGCTGAAATATTATGAAGGCGCATCGGTGATCCGCGAGATCGGCCGTGTGTCCAAGCCGGGCCGCCGGGTTTATGTCTCGGTCAAGTCCATTCCGCAGGTCGCGAACGGCCTCGGCATCACCATCCTTTCGACTCCGAAGGGCGTGATGGCCGATCACCAGGCTCGCGAACAGAACGTTGGCGGCGAGGTTCTTTGCTCGGTCTTCTAA
- the rpsN gene encoding 30S ribosomal protein S14 — MAKTSAVEKNKRRRTTVANQAAKRAALKAIIMNQALPIEERFKASIKLASLPRDGSKTRIRNRCEVSGRPRAYYRKLRMSRIALRELGNLGKVPGIVKSSW, encoded by the coding sequence ATGGCGAAGACAAGCGCAGTTGAAAAGAACAAGCGCCGCCGTACTACGGTCGCCAACCAGGCCGCTAAGCGGGCTGCGTTGAAGGCGATCATCATGAACCAGGCTCTTCCGATCGAAGAGCGGTTCAAGGCCTCGATCAAGCTGGCATCCCTGCCGCGTGATGGATCGAAGACCCGTATTCGCAACCGTTGCGAAGTTTCGGGGCGTCCGCGCGCATATTACCGCAAACTGCGCATGTCGCGTATTGCGCTGCGTGAACTGGGCAATCTCGGCAAGGTGCCGGGCATCGTCAAGTCGAGCTGGTAA
- the rplE gene encoding 50S ribosomal protein L5, whose amino-acid sequence MAEAKYEPRLKKEYVERIRKAMQEQFSYANEMMIPKLDKIVINMGVGEATADSKKPTVAAADLAAIAGQKPVITRARNSIAGFKVREQMPIGAKVTLRGARMYEFLDRLVNIALPRVRDFRGLNPKSFDGRGNFAMGIKEHIVFPEINYDKVDQMWGMDIIVCTTATTDDEARALLKEFSFPFRQ is encoded by the coding sequence ATGGCTGAGGCAAAATACGAGCCGCGGCTCAAGAAGGAATATGTCGAGCGCATCCGCAAGGCGATGCAGGAGCAGTTCTCCTACGCCAACGAGATGATGATCCCGAAGCTCGACAAGATCGTGATCAACATGGGTGTCGGCGAAGCGACCGCCGACTCGAAGAAGCCGACGGTAGCTGCCGCCGACCTCGCAGCGATCGCCGGCCAGAAGCCGGTCATCACCCGCGCACGCAACTCCATCGCAGGCTTCAAGGTCCGCGAACAGATGCCGATCGGCGCGAAGGTCACCCTGCGCGGCGCCCGCATGTACGAGTTCCTGGATCGCCTGGTCAACATCGCGCTTCCGCGCGTTCGCGACTTCCGCGGCCTGAACCCGAAAAGCTTTGACGGCCGTGGCAACTTCGCCATGGGCATCAAGGAGCACATTGTGTTCCCTGAGATCAACTACGACAAGGTTGATCAGATGTGGGGCATGGACATCATCGTTTGCACGACGGCGACGACCGACGACGAAGCACGGGCTCTTCTGAAAGAGTTCAGCTTCCCGTTCCGTCAATAA
- the rplX gene encoding 50S ribosomal protein L24: MQKIRKGDKVVMLAGKDKGRTGEVVQVMPKEDRAVVRGVNVVKRHQRQTQTQEAGIINKEAPVHLSNVAIIDKDGKPTRVGFKVVDGKKVRVAKRSGEVIDG; this comes from the coding sequence ATGCAGAAGATTCGTAAGGGCGACAAGGTCGTCATGCTCGCTGGCAAGGACAAGGGCCGTACCGGCGAAGTTGTCCAGGTCATGCCGAAGGAAGATCGTGCCGTTGTTCGTGGCGTCAACGTCGTCAAGCGCCACCAGCGCCAGACGCAGACCCAGGAAGCCGGCATCATCAACAAGGAAGCCCCGGTTCACCTGTCCAACGTTGCAATCATCGACAAGGACGGCAAGCCGACCCGCGTCGGTTTCAAGGTTGTTGACGGCAAGAAGGTCCGTGTGGCCAAGCGTTCTGGAGAAGTGATCGATGGCTGA
- the rplN gene encoding 50S ribosomal protein L14, giving the protein MIQMQTNLDVADNSGARRVMCIKVLGGSKRKYASIGDVIVVSIKEAIPRGRVKKGDVMKAVVVRTAKDIRRPDGSVIRFDTNAAVLIDNKKEPIGTRIFGPVPRELRAKNHMKIISLAPEVL; this is encoded by the coding sequence ATGATTCAGATGCAAACAAACCTCGACGTCGCGGATAATTCCGGCGCACGTCGTGTCATGTGCATCAAGGTGCTGGGCGGCTCGAAGCGCAAGTATGCCTCGATCGGCGACGTCATTGTCGTTTCGATCAAGGAAGCGATCCCGCGCGGCCGTGTGAAGAAGGGTGACGTGATGAAGGCGGTTGTCGTTCGCACCGCCAAGGACATCCGTCGTCCGGATGGCTCCGTCATCCGCTTCGACACCAACGCAGCAGTCCTCATCGACAACAAGAAAGAGCCGATCGGCACCCGTATCTTCGGACCGGTTCCGCGCGAACTTCGCGCCAAGAACCACATGAAGATCATCTCGCTGGCTCCCGAAGTACTGTAA
- the rpsQ gene encoding 30S ribosomal protein S17, whose translation MPKRILQGVVVGDKNEKTVVVRVERRFAHPLLQKTVRRSKKYKAHDENNQYKIGDTVSIEECAPISKDKRWTVIAAQGK comes from the coding sequence ATGCCGAAGCGCATCCTGCAGGGCGTCGTCGTTGGCGACAAGAACGAGAAGACGGTAGTGGTTCGCGTCGAGCGTCGTTTCGCTCACCCGCTGCTCCAAAAGACCGTTCGTCGTTCCAAGAAGTACAAGGCCCACGACGAGAACAACCAGTACAAGATTGGCGATACCGTATCCATCGAGGAATGCGCGCCGATCTCCAAGGACAAGCGTTGGACGGTTATCGCCGCCCAGGGCAAGTAA
- the rpmC gene encoding 50S ribosomal protein L29, giving the protein MKAEEVRGLTADQLKDKLADLKKEQFNLRFQKATGQLEKSSRINEVRKDIARVKTIARQKAAEVKA; this is encoded by the coding sequence ATGAAAGCCGAAGAAGTACGCGGCCTCACGGCCGACCAGCTCAAGGACAAGCTTGCCGACCTGAAGAAGGAGCAGTTCAATCTGCGCTTCCAGAAGGCGACCGGCCAGCTCGAAAAGTCCTCGCGCATCAACGAAGTCCGCAAGGACATTGCCCGCGTGAAAACCATTGCCCGCCAGAAGGCGGCAGAAGTTAAGGCCTAA
- the rplP gene encoding 50S ribosomal protein L16, whose protein sequence is MLQPKRTKYRKQFKGRIKGVAKGGSDLAFGEFGLKAQEPNRVNAREIEAARRAITRYMKRAGRVWIRVFPDVPVTAKPTEVRMGKGKGSVEYWACKVKPGRMMFEIDGVSEEIAREALRLGSAKLSVKTRFVQRIAE, encoded by the coding sequence ATGTTGCAGCCAAAGCGTACTAAGTACCGCAAGCAGTTCAAGGGCCGCATCAAGGGCGTAGCCAAGGGCGGTTCCGACCTTGCCTTCGGCGAATTCGGCCTGAAGGCCCAGGAGCCGAACCGCGTCAACGCACGCGAGATCGAAGCGGCACGCCGCGCGATCACGCGTTACATGAAGCGCGCCGGCCGTGTTTGGATCCGCGTGTTCCCGGACGTTCCGGTAACCGCAAAGCCTACCGAAGTCCGTATGGGTAAGGGTAAGGGTTCCGTGGAATACTGGGCATGCAAGGTCAAGCCCGGTCGTATGATGTTCGAGATCGACGGTGTCTCCGAGGAAATCGCGCGCGAAGCGCTTCGCCTCGGATCGGCCAAGCTCTCGGTCAAGACGCGCTTTGTACAGCGCATCGCAGAGTAA
- the rpsC gene encoding 30S ribosomal protein S3 yields MGQKINPIGFRLGINRTWDSRWFADNAEYGQLLHEDLKMRKFVMSELKQAGISKVVIERPHKKCRVTIHSARPGLIIGRKGADIDKLRKKLSDMTNSETHLNIVEVRKPEVDATLVAQSIAQQLERRVAFRRAMKRAVQSAMRLGAEGIKITCAGRLGGAEIARTEWYREGRVPLHTLRADIDYGTAEAETAFGICGIKVWIFKGEILEHDPMASERRALEGDAQGPASRERDRGDRRRERDNA; encoded by the coding sequence ATGGGTCAGAAAATCAATCCAATCGGTTTCCGTCTCGGCATCAACCGTACCTGGGATAGCCGCTGGTTTGCGGACAATGCCGAGTACGGCCAGCTGCTGCACGAAGACCTGAAGATGCGCAAGTTCGTCATGAGCGAACTGAAGCAGGCCGGGATCTCCAAGGTGGTCATCGAGCGTCCGCACAAGAAGTGCCGCGTCACGATCCACTCGGCACGTCCGGGCCTGATCATCGGCCGCAAGGGTGCAGACATCGACAAGCTCCGTAAGAAGCTGTCCGATATGACCAACTCGGAAACGCACCTCAACATCGTCGAAGTGCGCAAGCCGGAAGTCGACGCAACGCTGGTCGCTCAGTCGATCGCCCAGCAGCTCGAGCGCCGCGTGGCTTTCCGCCGCGCCATGAAGCGCGCCGTTCAGTCCGCGATGCGTCTTGGTGCCGAAGGCATCAAGATCACCTGCGCAGGCCGTCTCGGCGGCGCTGAAATCGCCCGTACGGAATGGTACCGCGAAGGTCGTGTGCCGCTGCACACGCTGCGCGCCGACATCGACTACGGCACGGCCGAAGCAGAAACCGCATTCGGTATCTGCGGCATCAAGGTCTGGATCTTCAAGGGCGAAATCCTTGAGCACGATCCGATGGCTTCCGAACGCCGCGCGCTGGAAGGCGACGCACAGGGCCCGGCAAGCCGCGAACGCGACCGTGGCGATCGTCGCCGCGAACGCGACAACGCGTAA
- the rplV gene encoding 50S ribosomal protein L22, with the protein MGKAKAERRLKDNEAQAVARTLRVSPQKLNLVAAAIRGKKVERALAELEFSRKRIAGAVKKTLESAIANAENNHDLDVDALVVAEAYVGKSIVMKRFHARGRGRASRIEKPFAHLTIVVREVQAVEEAA; encoded by the coding sequence ATGGGCAAGGCAAAAGCCGAACGCCGGCTGAAGGACAACGAGGCGCAAGCAGTCGCCCGCACGCTCCGCGTCAGCCCCCAGAAGCTCAACCTGGTTGCTGCGGCTATCCGCGGCAAGAAGGTCGAGCGTGCACTCGCTGAGCTGGAGTTCTCCCGCAAGCGTATCGCAGGCGCCGTCAAGAAGACGCTCGAATCTGCGATCGCCAACGCCGAGAACAACCACGATCTCGACGTCGACGCACTTGTCGTCGCCGAGGCCTATGTCGGCAAGTCGATCGTCATGAAGCGCTTCCACGCTCGTGGCCGCGGTCGCGCGTCGCGCATCGAAAAGCCCTTCGCGCACCTGACGATCGTCGTCCGTGAAGTGCAGGCAGTAGAGGAGGCCGCATAA
- the rpsS gene encoding 30S ribosomal protein S19 has protein sequence MARSVWKGPFVDGYLLKKAEKVREGGRAEVIKIWSRRSTILPQFVGLTFGVYNGSKHIPVSVNEDMVGHKFGEFSPTRTYYGHGADKKAKRK, from the coding sequence ATGGCTCGTTCAGTATGGAAAGGTCCGTTCGTTGACGGCTATCTTCTCAAGAAGGCTGAGAAGGTTCGTGAAGGCGGACGTGCAGAAGTGATCAAGATCTGGAGCCGTCGCTCCACGATCCTGCCGCAGTTCGTCGGTCTTACCTTCGGCGTCTACAACGGCAGCAAGCATATCCCGGTCAGCGTCAATGAAGACATGGTCGGTCACAAATTCGGTGAATTCTCTCCGACCCGCACCTACTACGGTCACGGCGCGGACAAGAAGGCGAAGAGGAAGTAA
- the rplB gene encoding 50S ribosomal protein L2 produces MALKTFNPITPSQRQLVIVDRSALYKGKPVKALTEGLTKSGGRNNLGRITARFIGGGHKRTYRLIDFKRRKFDVEGTVERIEYDPNRTAFIALVVYADGAKAYILAPQRLAAGDKVIASEKAVDVKPGNTMPLQFIPVGSIIHNVEMKPGKGGQIARSAGGYAQLVGRDQGMAILRLNSGEQRLVHGSCLASIGAVSNPDHANINDGKAGRTVWRGKRPHNRGVVMNPVDHPHGGGEGRTSGGRHPVTPWGKPTKGKRTRSNKSTDKMIMRSRHQRKK; encoded by the coding sequence ATGGCATTGAAAACATTCAATCCGATCACCCCGAGCCAGCGCCAGCTGGTCATCGTCGACCGTTCGGCCCTCTACAAGGGCAAGCCGGTCAAGGCGCTGACGGAAGGCCTGACCAAGAGCGGCGGTCGTAACAACCTCGGCCGCATCACCGCCCGCTTCATCGGCGGCGGTCACAAGCGCACCTATCGTCTGATCGACTTCAAGCGTCGCAAGTTCGACGTCGAAGGCACGGTCGAGCGTATCGAATACGACCCGAACCGCACGGCTTTCATCGCGCTGGTGGTCTATGCTGACGGCGCGAAGGCTTACATCCTCGCTCCTCAGCGCCTCGCTGCCGGTGACAAGGTCATCGCTTCCGAGAAGGCTGTCGACGTCAAGCCCGGCAACACCATGCCGCTGCAGTTCATCCCGGTCGGCTCCATCATCCACAACGTGGAAATGAAGCCGGGCAAGGGTGGTCAGATCGCTCGCTCCGCCGGTGGCTACGCACAGCTCGTCGGTCGCGACCAGGGCATGGCGATCCTTCGCCTGAACTCCGGTGAACAGCGTCTCGTGCACGGCTCCTGCCTTGCTTCGATCGGCGCCGTCTCCAACCCTGACCACGCCAACATCAACGACGGCAAGGCCGGTCGTACCGTTTGGCGCGGCAAGCGTCCGCACAACCGCGGTGTCGTCATGAACCCGGTCGACCACCCGCACGGCGGTGGTGAAGGCCGCACCTCCGGTGGTCGCCATCCGGTGACACCGTGGGGCAAGCCGACCAAGGGCAAGCGCACCCGGTCGAACAAGTCGACCGACAAGATGATCATGCGCTCGCGTCATCAGCGTAAGAAGTAA
- a CDS encoding 50S ribosomal protein L23: MTDLRHYDVIVSPAITEKSTLVSENNQVVFNVAKQATKPEIKAAVEALFGVKVTAVNTLLRKGKTKRFRGFVGKQKDVKKAVVTLAEGQTIDVSTGL; this comes from the coding sequence GTGACCGATCTTCGCCACTACGATGTGATCGTCTCTCCGGCGATCACCGAAAAGTCCACGCTGGTCTCCGAAAACAACCAGGTTGTTTTCAATGTCGCCAAGCAGGCGACGAAGCCGGAAATCAAGGCTGCTGTCGAGGCGCTGTTCGGCGTCAAGGTCACGGCTGTCAACACTCTGCTGCGCAAGGGCAAGACCAAGCGGTTCCGCGGTTTCGTCGGCAAGCAGAAGGACGTGAAGAAGGCTGTTGTGACCCTGGCTGAAGGCCAGACGATCGACGTCTCCACCGGTCTCTGA
- the rplD gene encoding 50S ribosomal protein L4 codes for MEFNVKTLEGKDAGKVSLSDAIFGLEPREDILARVIRWQLAKKQQGTHKAKGRAEVSRTGAKMYKQKGTGRARHHSARAPQFRGGGKAHGPVVRSHEHDLPKKVRALGLRHALSAKIKADDVIVIDNLVAAEAKTKALASVFETLGLTNALFIGGAELDGNFKLAAQNIPNIDVLPIQGINVYDIVRRGKLVLSKAAVEALEERFK; via the coding sequence ATGGAATTCAACGTCAAGACCCTCGAGGGAAAAGACGCAGGGAAGGTTTCTCTTTCTGATGCGATTTTCGGCCTCGAGCCCCGCGAAGACATTCTCGCCCGCGTCATTCGCTGGCAGCTTGCCAAGAAGCAGCAGGGCACCCACAAGGCAAAGGGCCGCGCTGAAGTTTCGCGCACCGGCGCCAAGATGTACAAGCAGAAGGGTACGGGCCGCGCCCGCCACCATTCGGCTCGCGCTCCGCAGTTCCGCGGCGGCGGCAAGGCTCACGGCCCGGTCGTTCGCAGCCATGAGCACGACCTTCCGAAGAAGGTTCGCGCACTCGGCCTTCGCCACGCCCTTTCGGCCAAGATCAAGGCCGATGACGTCATCGTCATCGACAACCTGGTTGCCGCTGAAGCCAAGACCAAGGCTCTCGCGTCCGTATTCGAGACGCTCGGCCTGACCAACGCCCTCTTCATCGGCGGCGCAGAACTTGATGGCAACTTCAAGCTCGCAGCTCAGAACATCCCGAACATCGATGTTCTGCCGATCCAGGGCATCAACGTTTACGACATCGTGCGCCGCGGCAAGCTCGTGCTTTCCAAGGCTGCGGTTGAAGCGCTAGAGGAGCGATTCAAGTGA